A single Anopheles arabiensis isolate DONGOLA chromosome 2, AaraD3, whole genome shotgun sequence DNA region contains:
- the LOC120894823 gene encoding Down syndrome cell adhesion molecule-like protein Dscam2 isoform X5 → MDVRGLAQGILLLHILKGVILLDLQGPVFLAEPPYKVEFSNNSGGLIDCTGHGSPPPDVEWSVATTNHELVYTLPNGSLIFYPFSADKFRHEVHSTVYRCKLKNLVGTILSREVHVKGVVNQKYNIQVHDEYVMSGNTAVLKCQVPSYIQDYVVVTAWVQDSGVHLYPNSDIGGKYIVLSNGDLYINNAGASDAYKTYSCRTVNRLTGEIQISTYPGRVIVTEPKGLVQPRINVEKHSLKHVVVNAPVTLPCVAQGHPVPTYRWFKEVKDQIMPLPLNERISIVSAGLLKIAKARLEDSGKYLCWVNNTAGEETIQVSLTVTAPLTAHLQPQVQTVDVGKDAQFQCIISGFPAHEVLWMHNGKPIVRDSRIEIYTDVPRIVIKNVQKEDQGMYQCFVANEWEQIQSTAELQLGDATPELLYWFSEQTLQPGPTVSLKCVGTGNPPPQFTWKLDGFPIPDSPRFVVGQYVTIHDDVISHVNISNVKEEDGGEYTCVAQNSIGRVSHSAKVNIYGLPYIREMPKITGVSGHDLIIKCPVAGYPIDKIHWERDGQTLPINRRQRAYNNGTLIIEQLQLAEDAGTYTCMAQNKQKQTARRNVEIQVIVPPKIMPIQAMTNMLREGMRAAISCQILEGDLPVNFRWERNGKPVLGTGNEVIRRLDEYSTSLVIEHITSEYSGNYTCIASNVAGSESFTVPLTVNVPPKWILEPKDSSAQAGQDVALHCQAGGHPQPTVTWKKAIGNTPGEYKDFLYEPNVSLHTNGTLQFRKIAKDSQGHFLCEAKNSIGTGVSKVIFLKVNVPAHFTTKNKQITSPRNKQIHIQCNVQGDNPIDIKWKMQSSQQQLDESLDNRYNIREQVLDDGMVSELGISHTYRQDTGVYICQASNAFGQDEMSIHLVIQEVPEAPKNLRINSQQSRTLQLSWSQPFAGNSPIEKYNVEYKLVTDSWHSAEHITVAGTQTVITLQNLKPAKAYHLRISAENKLGASEYSEVIQVTTLEEVPSGPPLNIKGEPKSSTEIFLSWEAPDRDQWNGNLLGYYVGYQIAASPNDRDINPTQGFNFKTVEVRSHFGGETTLQNLNKCTTYNIVVQAYTSQGSGPPSKEISLGTLEDVPSSAPDSPKCDVLSSTSIYITWSPPPVDGQNGKIRGYKVSYIEMDDLYEKEPYTSKTNNQYLTLENLKKFTNYTFWVLAFTKVGDGVRTNPFHCITQEDVPSAPSALKAVPSSSTKIIISWLPPAHRNGLITGYTFYMQLVDGGRDEGTHKRSLVPYAESHETVRLQEHATYQFWLTASTKVGEGEKSEVITVPPNNKVPARIVSFSQEIVTPWKETLILPCRKVGVPAPVTIWRQDDQPMDTGTRKLIAKNGTLYIKDCQHSDAGNYTCSVENTWGRDEIVYRIRIRVPPDPPTLTIVNTYTDSLLLEWTDNRNGGSPVLGYVINYKRENGDWEELQIDSKTNTHLLVNLWCGTRYQLYITAYNKIGTGLPCDIVHSHTKGLPPVQPKHSQMITNNSTSVTCWLDSWGDGGCGILHFSIENRLYGRSQWNMIASHVEATERIFTVTDLQPATKYQLRVTAYNNAGATMAVYNYTTLTAQGVMVYPDITNPVSPHMGENPFYANVKVILPLCLSILILFALVAAALLIRKRKLNNQNRIPSTSMSESPSIANIQNKHNRDQQYLAVRAQQASRNSNSVDSGSYKAEGNEYIEDICPYATFQLNKQTYSESSYSGNVYSGPYHSVRGSFVYHDVKTESYHNKEPEYTKVRRKGGSRLRDPATSEPIEYDTLGSESDNDIASRSNQSNYRHHRDTQDETSSSSENSPSSISRKSKPPYPPRKSAKAQSQNLPKRHVRSSSGYSSHNEETTFSISNYPNYSDHITPPARFSDLLGRDATLAVSSVNPSSLGSATEIGSNVVGKKSSNHSPRPRAGQKLQREAFQINV, encoded by the exons TTGTGAACCAAAAGTACAACATCCAGGTGCACGATGAGTACGTGATGTCGGGCAATACGGCcgttttaaagtgtcag GTGCCAAGCTACATCCAGGATTACGTGGTAGTGACGGCCTGGGTGCAGGACTCGGGCGTTCATCTGTACCCCAACTCGGACATTGGCGGCAAGTACATCGTCCTGTCGAATGGCGATCTGTACATCAACAATGCTGGGGCAAGTGATGCGTACAAAACGTACTCGTGCCGAACTGTAAATAGACTCACAG GTGAAATACAAATTTCAACATATCCAGGTCGAGTGATAGTGACCGAGCCGAAGGGACTAGTACAACCTAGAATTAACGTGGAGAAACATTCGCTCAAGCACGTGGTGGTGAATGCACCGGTCACGCTGCCCTGCGTCGCCCAGGGCCACCCGGTACCGACGTACCGGTGGTTCAAGGAGGTGAAGGACCAGATCATGCCGCTGCCGCTGAACGAGCGCATCAGCATCGTGTCGGCGGGCCTGCTCAAGATCGCCAAGGCCCGGCTCGAGGACAGCGGGAAGTACCTCTGCTGGGTGAACAATACCGCCGGCGAGGAAACGATCCAGGTGTCGCTCACGGTGACGGCACCGCTGACCGCCCACCTGCAGCCCCAGGTGCAGACGGTGGACGTCGGGAAGGATGCCCAGTTCCAGTGCATCATTTCCGGCTTTCCGGCGCACGAGGTGCTGTGGATGCACAACGGCAAACCGATCGTGCGGGACAGCCGGATCGAGATCTACACCGACGTGCCGCGGATCGTGATCAAGAACGTGCAGAAGGAGGACCAGGGCATGTACCAGTGCTTCGTCGCGAACGAGTGGGAGCAGATACAGTCCACGGCGGAGCTGCAGCTTGGTG ATGCTACCCCGGAGTTGCTGTACTGGTTCTCGGAACAGACACTCCAGCCGGGCCCGACCGTATCGCTCAAGTGCGTGGGCACCGGTAACCCACCGCCGCAGTTCACTTGGAAGTTGGACGGTTTTCCG ATCCCCGACAGTCCCCGGTTTGTCGTCGGTCAGTACGTCACCATCCACGACGATGTCATCAGTCACGTGAACATTTCCAACGTGAAGGAAGAGGACGGTGGCGAATATACGTGCGTGGCGCAGAACAGCATCGGAAG AGTGTCACACAGTGCCAAAGTGAACATCTACGGGCTTCCATACATACGCGAGATGCCGAAAATTACGGGCGTATCGGGGCACGACCTCATCATCAAGTGCCCGGTCGCCGGCTACCCGATCGACAAGATCCACTGGGAGCGGGACGGTCAAACACTACCCATCAATCGACGCCAGCGGGCCTACAACAACGGCACACTCATCATCGAACAGCTACAGCTGGCAGAGGACGCTGGCACGTACACCTGCATGgcgcaaaacaaacagaagcaGACGGCCCGACGCAACGTCGAGATACAGGTGATAGTGCCGCCCAAGATTATGCCCATCCAAGCGATGACGAACATGCTGCGCGAAGGTATGCGGGCGGCTATCTCGTGCCAAATCCTCGAGGGTGATCTGCCAGTCAACTTTCGCTGGGAGCGCAACGGCAAACCGGTGCTTGGGACGGGCAATGAGGTAATCCGGCGGCTGGACGAGTACAGCACGAGCCTGGTGATCGAGCACATTACGTCCGAGTACTCGGGGAACTACACGTGCATCGCAAGCAATGTGGCGGGCAGCGAGAGCTTTACCGTGCCGCTGACGGTGAACGTGCCGCCGAAGTGGATACTGGAGCCGAAGGATTCGAGTGCCCAGGCCGGGCAGGACGTGGCACTGCACTGTCAGGCCGGGGGCCATCCGCAGCCGACGGTGACGTGGAAGAAAGCGATCGGCAACACGCCCGGGGAGTATAAGGACTTTCTGTACGAGCCGAACGTGTCGCTGCACACGAACGGGACGCTACAGTTTCGCAAGATCGCGAAAGATTCGCAGGGCCACTTTCTGTGCGAAGCGAAGAACTCGATCGGGACGGGTGTTAGCAAGGTTATCTTCCTGAAGGTTAATG TACCTGCTCACTTTAcgacgaaaaacaaacagatcaCCTCGCCGCGCAACAAGCAAATCCACATCCAGTGCAACGTGCAGGGCGACAACCCGATCGACATCAAGTGGAAGATGCAgagctcccagcagcagctcgacgAATCGCTCGACAACCGGTACAACATACGCGAGCAGGTACTGGACGACGGCATGGTGTCCGAGCTCGGCATCTCCCACACCTACCGGCAGGACACGGGCGTCTACATCTGCCAGGCGTCGAACGCGTTCGGCCAGGATGAGATGTCGATCCATCTCGTCATCCAGGAGGTGCCCGAAGCGCCCAAAAACCTGCGCATCAACTCGCAGCAGTCGCGCACGCTGCAGCTCTCCTGGAGCCAACCGTTCGCCGGCAACAGCCCGATCGAGAAGTACAACGTGGAGTACAAGCTGGTGACGGATTCGTGGCATTCGGCCGAGCATATCACCGTCGCTGGGACGCAGACGGTCATAACGCTGCAAAACCTGAAGCCCGCCAAAGCGTACCATTTGCGCATCTCGGCCGAAAATAAGCTCGGTGCGTCGGAGTACTCGGAAGTGATACAGGTTACGACGCTGGAGGAGGTTCCCTCGGGACCGCCACTCAACATCAAAGGGGAACCGAAGAGTTCGACGGAAATTTTCCTCTCCTGGGAAGCACCGGACCGGGATCAGTGGAATGGGAACCTTTTGGGGTACTACGTTGGCTACCAGATCGCCGCCAGTCCCAATGATCGTGACATCAATCCGACGCAAGGCTTCAACTTCAAGACGGTTGAGGTGCGCAGTCACTTTGGTGGTGAGACAACGCTACAAAACTTGAACAAGTGCACGACGTACAACATAGTGGTGCAGGCGTACACCAGCCAGGGCAGTGGACCGCCGAGCAAAGAGATATCGCTCGGTACGCTGGAAGATGTACCTTCGAGCGCACCCGACAGTCCAAAGTGTGATGTGCTGAGTTCGACCTCGATCTACATCACCTGGTCGCCGCCACCGGTCGATGGGCAGAATGGGAAGATCCGAGGCTACAAAGTATCCTACATTGAGATGGACGATCTTTACG AGAAGGAACCGTATACTTCGAAAACGAACAATCAGTATCTGACGCTAGAAAACCTGAAGAAGTTCACCAACTACACGTTCTGGGTGCTGGCGTTCACCAAGGTGGGCGACGGTGTCCGAACCAATCCGTTCCATTGCATCACCCAGGAGGATG TACCGAGTGCTCCCAGTGCCCTGAAAGCAGTCCCTTCATCCAGCACCAAGATCATCATCTCCTGGCTACCACCAGCCCACCGGAATGGTCTCATCACCGGCTACACCTTCTACATGCAGCTCGTCGACGGTGGCCGTGACGAGGGTACGCACAAGCGCTCCCTAGTACCGTACGCCGAAAGCCACGAAACGGTACGCTTGCAGGAGCACGCCACCTATCAGTTCTGGCTGACAGCTTCCACCAAAGTTGGGGAGGGTGAAAAGTCCGAAGTGATCACCGTTCCTCCCAACAACAAAGTCCCAGCCCGGATCGTTTCCTTCAGCCAGGAGATTGTAACGCCGTGGAAGGAAACACTGATCCTACCCTGCCGGAAGGTGGGTGTACCGGCACCCGTCACCATCTGGCGGCAGGACGACCAGCCGATGGATACGGGAACGCGCAAGCTAATTGCCAAAAACGGTACCCTCTACATCAAGGACTGTCAGCACTCGGACGCGGGCAACTATACGTGCAGTGTGGAGAACACCTGGGGCAGGGATGAGATCGTGTACCGCATCCGGATCCGGGTGCCACCCGATCCACCGACACTGACGATCGTCAACACCTACACCGACAGTCTGCTGCTCGAGTGGACGGACAATCGGAACGGTGGCTCGCCGGTGCTCGGGTACGTGATCAACTACAAGCGCGAGAACGGTGACTGGGAGGAGCTACAGATCGACTcgaaaaccaacacacacctgCTGGTGAATCTGTGGTGCGGTACGCGCTATCAACTCTACATTACAGCGTACAACAAGATAGGTACTGGATTGCCGTGCGATATTGTGCACTCGCACACGAAGGGACTTCCCCCGGTACAACCAAAACATTCGCAGATGATAACGAATAACTCGACGAGTGTGACGTGCTGGCTCGATTCGTGGGGTGATGGTGGCTGTGGGATATTGCACTTCTCGATCGAGAACCGGCTGTACGGACGATCGCAGTGGAACATGATCGCTAGCCATGTGGAGGCGACGGAGCGGATCTTTACCGTGACGGATCTGCAGCCGGCAACAAAGTATCAGCTGCGTGTGACGGCGTACAACAATGCCGGTGCTACGATGGCCGTCTACAACTACACTACGCTGACTGCACAGGGAG TGATGGTATATCCGGATATAACGAACCCAGTGTCACCGCACATGGGTGAGAATCCGTTCTATGCCAACGTGAAGGTGATCTTGCCACTCTGTCTATCCATTCTGATACTGTTCGCGCTCGTTGCTGCGGCATTGCTCATACGCAAGCGAA AGCTAAACAACCAGAACCGCATCCCATCCACCTCGATGTCGGAGTCACCGTCGATCGCCAACATCCAGAACAAGCACAACCGGGACCAGCAGTACCTAGCGGTGCGGGCTCAGCAAGCGAGCCGGAACAGTAACTCCGTTGACTCGGGCAGCTACAAAGCCGAGGGAAATG agtATATTGAAGACATTTGCCCGTATGCAACCTTTCAGCTGAACAAGCAAACGTACAGCGAAAGTTCATACAGTGGAAATGTCTACAGTGGACCATATCACTCGGTAAGAGGATCATTTGTGTATCATGATGTTAAAACCGAAAGCTATCAT AACAAAGAGCCCGAATACACGAAAGTGCGCAGAAAGGGCGGATCTCGGCTCCGAGATCCGGCCACCTCGGAACCAATAG AATATGATACACTCGGTTCCGAATCTGACAACGATATTGCCTCGCGCTCCAACCAGTCCAACTACCGTCACCATCGTG ACACGCAAGACGAAACGTCTTCGTCTAGCGAAAACTCTCCCTCGAGCATATCGAGAAAATCCAAACCACCCTATCCACCGAGAAAGTCTGCCAAAGCACAGTCGCAAAACCTACCGAAGCGGCATGTGCGTAGCTCTAGCGGGTACTCTAGCCACAACGAAGAAACTACTTTCAG TATATCGAACTATCCCAACTATTCCGATCACATAACACCGCCGGCCCGGTTTTCGGACCTGCTCGGGCGGGACGCCACGCTCGCAGTGTCGTCCGTGAACCCATCCAGCCTGGGCAGCGCGACCGAGATCGGTAGCAACGTGGTGGGCAAAAAGTCGAGCAACCATTCGCCCCGGCCCCGTGCCGGCCAGAAACTGCAGCGGGAAGCGTTTCAGAtaaatgtgtaa
- the LOC120894823 gene encoding Down syndrome cell adhesion molecule-like protein Dscam2 isoform X3, with translation MDVRGLAQGILLLHILKGVILLDLQGPVFLAEPPYKVEFSNNSGGLIDCTGHGSPPPDVEWSVATTNHELVYTLPNGSLIFYPFSADKFRHEVHSTVYRCKLKNLVGTILSREVHVKGVVNQKYNIQVHDEYVMSGNTAVLKCQVPSYIQDYVVVTAWVQDSGVHLYPNSDIGGKYIVLSNGDLYINNAGASDAYKTYSCRTVNRLTGEIQISTYPGRVIVTEPKGLVQPRINVEKHSLKHVVVNAPVTLPCVAQGHPVPTYRWFKEVKDQIMPLPLNERISIVSAGLLKIAKARLEDSGKYLCWVNNTAGEETIQVSLTVTAPLTAHLQPQVQTVDVGKDAQFQCIISGFPAHEVLWMHNGKPIVRDSRIEIYTDVPRIVIKNVQKEDQGMYQCFVANEWEQIQSTAELQLGDATPELLYWFSEQTLQPGPTVSLKCVGTGNPPPQFTWKLDGFPIPDSPRFVVGQYVTIHDDVISHVNISNVKEEDGGEYTCVAQNSIGRVSHSAKVNIYGLPYIREMPKITGVSGHDLIIKCPVAGYPIDKIHWERDGQTLPINRRQRAYNNGTLIIEQLQLAEDAGTYTCMAQNKQKQTARRNVEIQVIVPPKIMPIQAMTNMLREGMRAAISCQILEGDLPVNFRWERNGKPVLGTGNEVIRRLDEYSTSLVIEHITSEYSGNYTCIASNVAGSESFTVPLTVNVPPKWILEPKDSSAQAGQDVALHCQAGGHPQPTVTWKKAIGNTPGEYKDFLYEPNVSLHTNGTLQFRKIAKDSQGHFLCEAKNSIGTGVSKVIFLKVNVPAHFTTKNKQITSPRNKQIHIQCNVQGDNPIDIKWKMQSSQQQLDESLDNRYNIREQVLDDGMVSELGISHTYRQDTGVYICQASNAFGQDEMSIHLVIQEVPEAPKNLRINSQQSRTLQLSWSQPFAGNSPIEKYNVEYKLVTDSWHSAEHITVAGTQTVITLQNLKPAKAYHLRISAENKLGASEYSEVIQVTTLEEVPSGPPLNIKGEPKSSTEIFLSWEAPDRDQWNGNLLGYYVGYQIAASPNDRDINPTQGFNFKTVEVRSHFGGETTLQNLNKCTTYNIVVQAYTSQGSGPPSKEISLGTLEDVPSSAPDSPKCDVLSSTSIYITWSPPPVDGQNGKIRGYKVSYIEMDDLYEKEPYTSKTNNQYLTLENLKKFTNYTFWVLAFTKVGDGVRTNPFHCITQEDVPSAPSALKAVPSSSTKIIISWLPPAHRNGLITGYTFYMQLVDGGRDEGTHKRSLVPYAESHETVRLQEHATYQFWLTASTKVGEGEKSEVITVPPNNKVPARIVSFSQEIVTPWKETLILPCRKVGVPAPVTIWRQDDQPMDTGTRKLIAKNGTLYIKDCQHSDAGNYTCSVENTWGRDEIVYRIRIRVPPDPPTLTIVNTYTDSLLLEWTDNRNGGSPVLGYVINYKRENGDWEELQIDSKTNTHLLVNLWCGTRYQLYITAYNKIGTGLPCDIVHSHTKGLPPVQPKHSQMITNNSTSVTCWLDSWGDGGCGILHFSIENRLYGRSQWNMIASHVEATERIFTVTDLQPATKYQLRVTAYNNAGATMAVYNYTTLTAQGVMVYPDITNPVSPHMGENPFYANVKVILPLCLSILILFALVAAALLIRKRKLNNQNRIPSTSMSESPSIANIQNKHNRDQQYLAVRAQQASRNSNSVDSGSYKAEGNEYIEDICPYATFQLNKQTYSESSYSGNVYSGPYHSNKEPEYTKVRRKGGSRLRDPATSEPIDINQFIESDNPGSTDSEVRKILTLHIPITEYDTLGSESDNDIASRSNQSNYRHHRDTQDETSSSSENSPSSISRKSKPPYPPRKSAKAQSQNLPKRHVRSSSGYSSHNEETTFSISNYPNYSDHITPPARFSDLLGRDATLAVSSVNPSSLGSATEIGSNVVGKKSSNHSPRPRAGQKLQREAFQINV, from the exons TTGTGAACCAAAAGTACAACATCCAGGTGCACGATGAGTACGTGATGTCGGGCAATACGGCcgttttaaagtgtcag GTGCCAAGCTACATCCAGGATTACGTGGTAGTGACGGCCTGGGTGCAGGACTCGGGCGTTCATCTGTACCCCAACTCGGACATTGGCGGCAAGTACATCGTCCTGTCGAATGGCGATCTGTACATCAACAATGCTGGGGCAAGTGATGCGTACAAAACGTACTCGTGCCGAACTGTAAATAGACTCACAG GTGAAATACAAATTTCAACATATCCAGGTCGAGTGATAGTGACCGAGCCGAAGGGACTAGTACAACCTAGAATTAACGTGGAGAAACATTCGCTCAAGCACGTGGTGGTGAATGCACCGGTCACGCTGCCCTGCGTCGCCCAGGGCCACCCGGTACCGACGTACCGGTGGTTCAAGGAGGTGAAGGACCAGATCATGCCGCTGCCGCTGAACGAGCGCATCAGCATCGTGTCGGCGGGCCTGCTCAAGATCGCCAAGGCCCGGCTCGAGGACAGCGGGAAGTACCTCTGCTGGGTGAACAATACCGCCGGCGAGGAAACGATCCAGGTGTCGCTCACGGTGACGGCACCGCTGACCGCCCACCTGCAGCCCCAGGTGCAGACGGTGGACGTCGGGAAGGATGCCCAGTTCCAGTGCATCATTTCCGGCTTTCCGGCGCACGAGGTGCTGTGGATGCACAACGGCAAACCGATCGTGCGGGACAGCCGGATCGAGATCTACACCGACGTGCCGCGGATCGTGATCAAGAACGTGCAGAAGGAGGACCAGGGCATGTACCAGTGCTTCGTCGCGAACGAGTGGGAGCAGATACAGTCCACGGCGGAGCTGCAGCTTGGTG ATGCTACCCCGGAGTTGCTGTACTGGTTCTCGGAACAGACACTCCAGCCGGGCCCGACCGTATCGCTCAAGTGCGTGGGCACCGGTAACCCACCGCCGCAGTTCACTTGGAAGTTGGACGGTTTTCCG ATCCCCGACAGTCCCCGGTTTGTCGTCGGTCAGTACGTCACCATCCACGACGATGTCATCAGTCACGTGAACATTTCCAACGTGAAGGAAGAGGACGGTGGCGAATATACGTGCGTGGCGCAGAACAGCATCGGAAG AGTGTCACACAGTGCCAAAGTGAACATCTACGGGCTTCCATACATACGCGAGATGCCGAAAATTACGGGCGTATCGGGGCACGACCTCATCATCAAGTGCCCGGTCGCCGGCTACCCGATCGACAAGATCCACTGGGAGCGGGACGGTCAAACACTACCCATCAATCGACGCCAGCGGGCCTACAACAACGGCACACTCATCATCGAACAGCTACAGCTGGCAGAGGACGCTGGCACGTACACCTGCATGgcgcaaaacaaacagaagcaGACGGCCCGACGCAACGTCGAGATACAGGTGATAGTGCCGCCCAAGATTATGCCCATCCAAGCGATGACGAACATGCTGCGCGAAGGTATGCGGGCGGCTATCTCGTGCCAAATCCTCGAGGGTGATCTGCCAGTCAACTTTCGCTGGGAGCGCAACGGCAAACCGGTGCTTGGGACGGGCAATGAGGTAATCCGGCGGCTGGACGAGTACAGCACGAGCCTGGTGATCGAGCACATTACGTCCGAGTACTCGGGGAACTACACGTGCATCGCAAGCAATGTGGCGGGCAGCGAGAGCTTTACCGTGCCGCTGACGGTGAACGTGCCGCCGAAGTGGATACTGGAGCCGAAGGATTCGAGTGCCCAGGCCGGGCAGGACGTGGCACTGCACTGTCAGGCCGGGGGCCATCCGCAGCCGACGGTGACGTGGAAGAAAGCGATCGGCAACACGCCCGGGGAGTATAAGGACTTTCTGTACGAGCCGAACGTGTCGCTGCACACGAACGGGACGCTACAGTTTCGCAAGATCGCGAAAGATTCGCAGGGCCACTTTCTGTGCGAAGCGAAGAACTCGATCGGGACGGGTGTTAGCAAGGTTATCTTCCTGAAGGTTAATG TACCTGCTCACTTTAcgacgaaaaacaaacagatcaCCTCGCCGCGCAACAAGCAAATCCACATCCAGTGCAACGTGCAGGGCGACAACCCGATCGACATCAAGTGGAAGATGCAgagctcccagcagcagctcgacgAATCGCTCGACAACCGGTACAACATACGCGAGCAGGTACTGGACGACGGCATGGTGTCCGAGCTCGGCATCTCCCACACCTACCGGCAGGACACGGGCGTCTACATCTGCCAGGCGTCGAACGCGTTCGGCCAGGATGAGATGTCGATCCATCTCGTCATCCAGGAGGTGCCCGAAGCGCCCAAAAACCTGCGCATCAACTCGCAGCAGTCGCGCACGCTGCAGCTCTCCTGGAGCCAACCGTTCGCCGGCAACAGCCCGATCGAGAAGTACAACGTGGAGTACAAGCTGGTGACGGATTCGTGGCATTCGGCCGAGCATATCACCGTCGCTGGGACGCAGACGGTCATAACGCTGCAAAACCTGAAGCCCGCCAAAGCGTACCATTTGCGCATCTCGGCCGAAAATAAGCTCGGTGCGTCGGAGTACTCGGAAGTGATACAGGTTACGACGCTGGAGGAGGTTCCCTCGGGACCGCCACTCAACATCAAAGGGGAACCGAAGAGTTCGACGGAAATTTTCCTCTCCTGGGAAGCACCGGACCGGGATCAGTGGAATGGGAACCTTTTGGGGTACTACGTTGGCTACCAGATCGCCGCCAGTCCCAATGATCGTGACATCAATCCGACGCAAGGCTTCAACTTCAAGACGGTTGAGGTGCGCAGTCACTTTGGTGGTGAGACAACGCTACAAAACTTGAACAAGTGCACGACGTACAACATAGTGGTGCAGGCGTACACCAGCCAGGGCAGTGGACCGCCGAGCAAAGAGATATCGCTCGGTACGCTGGAAGATGTACCTTCGAGCGCACCCGACAGTCCAAAGTGTGATGTGCTGAGTTCGACCTCGATCTACATCACCTGGTCGCCGCCACCGGTCGATGGGCAGAATGGGAAGATCCGAGGCTACAAAGTATCCTACATTGAGATGGACGATCTTTACG AGAAGGAACCGTATACTTCGAAAACGAACAATCAGTATCTGACGCTAGAAAACCTGAAGAAGTTCACCAACTACACGTTCTGGGTGCTGGCGTTCACCAAGGTGGGCGACGGTGTCCGAACCAATCCGTTCCATTGCATCACCCAGGAGGATG TACCGAGTGCTCCCAGTGCCCTGAAAGCAGTCCCTTCATCCAGCACCAAGATCATCATCTCCTGGCTACCACCAGCCCACCGGAATGGTCTCATCACCGGCTACACCTTCTACATGCAGCTCGTCGACGGTGGCCGTGACGAGGGTACGCACAAGCGCTCCCTAGTACCGTACGCCGAAAGCCACGAAACGGTACGCTTGCAGGAGCACGCCACCTATCAGTTCTGGCTGACAGCTTCCACCAAAGTTGGGGAGGGTGAAAAGTCCGAAGTGATCACCGTTCCTCCCAACAACAAAGTCCCAGCCCGGATCGTTTCCTTCAGCCAGGAGATTGTAACGCCGTGGAAGGAAACACTGATCCTACCCTGCCGGAAGGTGGGTGTACCGGCACCCGTCACCATCTGGCGGCAGGACGACCAGCCGATGGATACGGGAACGCGCAAGCTAATTGCCAAAAACGGTACCCTCTACATCAAGGACTGTCAGCACTCGGACGCGGGCAACTATACGTGCAGTGTGGAGAACACCTGGGGCAGGGATGAGATCGTGTACCGCATCCGGATCCGGGTGCCACCCGATCCACCGACACTGACGATCGTCAACACCTACACCGACAGTCTGCTGCTCGAGTGGACGGACAATCGGAACGGTGGCTCGCCGGTGCTCGGGTACGTGATCAACTACAAGCGCGAGAACGGTGACTGGGAGGAGCTACAGATCGACTcgaaaaccaacacacacctgCTGGTGAATCTGTGGTGCGGTACGCGCTATCAACTCTACATTACAGCGTACAACAAGATAGGTACTGGATTGCCGTGCGATATTGTGCACTCGCACACGAAGGGACTTCCCCCGGTACAACCAAAACATTCGCAGATGATAACGAATAACTCGACGAGTGTGACGTGCTGGCTCGATTCGTGGGGTGATGGTGGCTGTGGGATATTGCACTTCTCGATCGAGAACCGGCTGTACGGACGATCGCAGTGGAACATGATCGCTAGCCATGTGGAGGCGACGGAGCGGATCTTTACCGTGACGGATCTGCAGCCGGCAACAAAGTATCAGCTGCGTGTGACGGCGTACAACAATGCCGGTGCTACGATGGCCGTCTACAACTACACTACGCTGACTGCACAGGGAG TGATGGTATATCCGGATATAACGAACCCAGTGTCACCGCACATGGGTGAGAATCCGTTCTATGCCAACGTGAAGGTGATCTTGCCACTCTGTCTATCCATTCTGATACTGTTCGCGCTCGTTGCTGCGGCATTGCTCATACGCAAGCGAA AGCTAAACAACCAGAACCGCATCCCATCCACCTCGATGTCGGAGTCACCGTCGATCGCCAACATCCAGAACAAGCACAACCGGGACCAGCAGTACCTAGCGGTGCGGGCTCAGCAAGCGAGCCGGAACAGTAACTCCGTTGACTCGGGCAGCTACAAAGCCGAGGGAAATG agtATATTGAAGACATTTGCCCGTATGCAACCTTTCAGCTGAACAAGCAAACGTACAGCGAAAGTTCATACAGTGGAAATGTCTACAGTGGACCATATCACTCG AACAAAGAGCCCGAATACACGAAAGTGCGCAGAAAGGGCGGATCTCGGCTCCGAGATCCGGCCACCTCGGAACCAATAG ATATAAATCAATTTATAGAATCAGACAATCCCGGATCCACAGATTCCGAAGTTAGGAAGATACTAACACTTCATATACCGATTACAGAATATGATACACTCGGTTCCGAATCTGACAACGATATTGCCTCGCGCTCCAACCAGTCCAACTACCGTCACCATCGTG ACACGCAAGACGAAACGTCTTCGTCTAGCGAAAACTCTCCCTCGAGCATATCGAGAAAATCCAAACCACCCTATCCACCGAGAAAGTCTGCCAAAGCACAGTCGCAAAACCTACCGAAGCGGCATGTGCGTAGCTCTAGCGGGTACTCTAGCCACAACGAAGAAACTACTTTCAG TATATCGAACTATCCCAACTATTCCGATCACATAACACCGCCGGCCCGGTTTTCGGACCTGCTCGGGCGGGACGCCACGCTCGCAGTGTCGTCCGTGAACCCATCCAGCCTGGGCAGCGCGACCGAGATCGGTAGCAACGTGGTGGGCAAAAAGTCGAGCAACCATTCGCCCCGGCCCCGTGCCGGCCAGAAACTGCAGCGGGAAGCGTTTCAGAtaaatgtgtaa